A window of Thermofilaceae archaeon contains these coding sequences:
- a CDS encoding ABC transporter ATP-binding protein, whose amino-acid sequence MARVELKGVVKRFEDVVAVDHVTLAVESGELFTLLGPSGCGKTTALRIIAGFELPDEGRVLFDGEDVTFRKPYERGCAMVFQNYALWPHMTVFDNVAYGLRVKKLPAAELKRRVREVLELVGLEGLENRYPLQLSGGQQQRVALARALVVEPKVLLMDEPLSNLDAKLRLRMREELKGLQKRLGITTIYVTHDQEEAMSLSDRIAVMNRGRVLQIGTPFEIYTKPSNLFVATFIGRSSALKGRVERDEGGYVEVVTSGGVKLRGVPAAPLSRGSEAVVVLRPEDVSLDPVPGANEIEGRVEIAMFLGSHKQLRVSIDGDRLIAYVDPDAGVGEGERIRLYVRREDTLVYPMEGWEEEEFA is encoded by the coding sequence ATGGCTAGAGTCGAGCTCAAAGGCGTGGTTAAGAGGTTTGAGGACGTTGTGGCGGTGGATCACGTCACCCTCGCTGTCGAGAGCGGCGAGCTTTTCACGCTTCTCGGCCCCTCGGGCTGCGGTAAGACAACCGCTTTGAGGATCATCGCGGGCTTCGAGCTACCCGATGAGGGGCGCGTCCTGTTCGACGGGGAGGACGTAACGTTCAGGAAGCCGTACGAGCGCGGCTGTGCGATGGTGTTCCAGAACTACGCATTGTGGCCCCACATGACGGTCTTCGACAACGTCGCCTACGGGTTGAGGGTGAAAAAGCTCCCAGCCGCCGAGCTGAAGAGGAGGGTCAGGGAGGTGTTGGAGCTCGTAGGGCTCGAGGGCCTGGAGAACCGGTACCCGCTCCAACTGAGCGGGGGGCAGCAGCAGAGGGTTGCGCTGGCGCGCGCGCTAGTCGTAGAGCCTAAGGTCCTGCTGATGGACGAGCCGTTGAGCAACCTTGACGCTAAGCTGCGGTTGAGGATGAGGGAGGAGCTCAAGGGTTTGCAGAAGAGGCTGGGTATCACGACGATCTACGTGACCCACGACCAGGAGGAGGCGATGAGCCTCTCCGACAGGATCGCTGTGATGAACAGGGGGAGGGTGCTCCAGATCGGGACTCCGTTCGAGATCTACACAAAGCCTTCGAACCTCTTCGTAGCCACCTTCATCGGCAGGAGCAGCGCGCTGAAGGGGAGGGTTGAGCGCGACGAGGGGGGCTACGTCGAGGTCGTCACGAGCGGCGGCGTTAAGCTTCGGGGCGTGCCGGCAGCCCCTCTGAGCAGGGGTTCAGAAGCTGTTGTCGTGTTGAGGCCTGAGGACGTCTCGCTAGACCCTGTACCGGGGGCGAACGAGATTGAGGGGCGTGTTGAGATCGCCATGTTCCTCGGCTCCCACAAGCAGTTGAGGGTGAGCATCGATGGCGACAGGCTGATCGCGTACGTTGACCCTGACGCGGGGGTGGGCGAGGGCGAGAGGATCAGGCTCTACGTGAGGAGGGAGGATACGCTGGTCTACCCGATGGAGGGCTGGGAAGAGGAGGAGTTCGCCTAG
- a CDS encoding metallophosphoesterase, with translation MKISYLLAGLAVVALTALLPLSFPSPEVRIVDPRYAVPVAVMPGQSFNATLQGVLDVSGAWIVAPGFNVSLSPLRSWKLEGAVTVLLEVPKNAVGALYDLCVSAGGLTVCEPRSVWVLEREPDKLSIAHLTDIHVEIIIGGVRSTLYLETALNLVNTLPVDIAVVTGDCVDVGSHVDSLKKLQELINRVRKPTFLLPGNHDHSQTDEKSFNELYYGRYVGPATWYRVFGNFLLAALDTGYAGYVDPSQLAWLEGVLSAHKDKVKILMMHHPLFRAGLFREINGSWREIDNLEAYLYSSWANRLDLARELLRLIEEYNVTAVLAGHVHTDGLVIYNGRTWFVTTVATCGQAEYRGFKIVEVDRGGRVRVVGIPGRDPLREPSSFVLDGSLIRVIPTPGKGTANVVGYVSTVLGIDLKQLTVYLYLNSSLPVEAYRVYGDSALVRDLTIVPYGGVYLAKMIVDVPNDWFRITVSSFKDEAPPSVSLSMYTPTRPVAARDSVTLYIRAQDEGWGVWRVYVDYETDTVRGTLVAQEIGPASYQASLPPLNATTVRLTVRAVDFAGNVGTETAEIRYIQPVLQQPTAQQPTAEQPAQPEQPAQPSQPTPQQPPTLIVAAAALAAAVAAVLIVAARRRR, from the coding sequence ATGAAAATCAGCTACTTGTTAGCCGGCCTAGCCGTAGTCGCACTCACCGCACTACTCCCCCTCTCCTTCCCGTCACCAGAGGTGCGAATAGTCGACCCCCGCTACGCTGTGCCTGTAGCCGTAATGCCCGGCCAGAGCTTCAACGCAACGCTCCAGGGGGTCCTGGATGTTTCAGGGGCTTGGATCGTGGCTCCCGGCTTCAACGTGTCGCTGTCCCCCTTGAGGAGCTGGAAGCTCGAGGGCGCGGTAACCGTTCTCCTAGAGGTGCCTAAAAACGCCGTGGGGGCGCTGTACGACTTGTGCGTAAGCGCGGGCGGGCTTACGGTCTGCGAGCCCAGGAGCGTCTGGGTTCTCGAGCGGGAGCCCGATAAACTCTCGATCGCCCACCTCACCGACATCCACGTCGAGATCATCATCGGGGGCGTCCGCAGCACGCTCTACCTGGAGACCGCCCTCAACCTTGTCAACACGCTCCCCGTCGATATCGCAGTGGTTACGGGCGACTGCGTCGACGTGGGGAGCCACGTAGACTCGCTCAAGAAGCTGCAGGAGCTCATCAACCGGGTGAGGAAGCCCACGTTCCTCCTACCCGGCAACCACGACCACTCGCAGACCGATGAGAAGAGCTTCAACGAGCTGTACTACGGCCGGTACGTGGGGCCCGCCACGTGGTACAGAGTCTTCGGCAACTTCCTTCTGGCCGCTTTGGATACGGGCTACGCGGGGTACGTCGATCCCTCGCAGCTGGCCTGGCTCGAGGGAGTGCTCTCAGCCCACAAGGACAAGGTGAAGATCCTGATGATGCACCACCCGCTCTTCAGAGCGGGGCTCTTCCGCGAGATCAATGGCTCGTGGAGGGAGATCGATAACCTCGAGGCTTACCTCTACAGCAGCTGGGCGAACCGCCTCGACCTAGCCCGTGAGCTGCTCAGGCTGATAGAGGAGTACAATGTCACAGCTGTACTGGCCGGCCACGTTCACACCGACGGCTTGGTCATCTACAACGGGAGGACGTGGTTCGTGACGACGGTGGCCACCTGTGGGCAGGCCGAGTACAGGGGGTTCAAGATTGTTGAAGTCGACCGGGGCGGGCGGGTGAGAGTCGTTGGTATCCCGGGTAGGGATCCCCTGAGGGAGCCGAGCAGTTTCGTGCTGGACGGCTCGCTGATCCGAGTGATTCCCACGCCGGGTAAGGGTACTGCGAACGTCGTCGGCTACGTGTCTACAGTGCTTGGCATCGACTTGAAGCAGCTCACGGTCTACTTGTACCTCAACTCCTCCCTGCCGGTGGAGGCGTACAGGGTGTATGGGGACTCCGCGCTGGTGAGGGATCTTACGATCGTCCCGTACGGCGGCGTCTACCTGGCCAAGATGATAGTCGATGTCCCCAACGATTGGTTCAGAATCACGGTATCCTCGTTCAAGGACGAGGCGCCGCCGAGCGTCAGCCTCTCCATGTACACTCCGACTAGGCCCGTCGCCGCCAGGGATAGCGTCACCCTATACATCAGGGCTCAGGACGAGGGGTGGGGCGTGTGGAGGGTGTACGTGGACTACGAGACGGACACGGTTAGAGGCACGCTGGTGGCGCAGGAGATCGGCCCGGCCTCCTACCAGGCTTCCCTACCACCGCTCAACGCGACAACGGTTAGACTGACGGTGAGAGCCGTGGACTTCGCGGGTAACGTGGGAACGGAGACCGCGGAGATACGGTACATACAGCCGGTCTTGCAGCAACCCACCGCGCAGCAGCCTACAGCGGAGCAACCCGCGCAACCCGAGCAGCCCGCGCAACCATCGCAGCCTACTCCCCAGCAGCCCCCCACTCTCATCGTAGCGGCAGCCGCGTTAGCTGCGGCCGTGGCAGCCGTTCTCATCGTTGCTGCGAGGCGCCGCCGCTAG
- a CDS encoding HAD family hydrolase, whose protein sequence is MVKLLALDLDGTLLEPGEKILPSVVEALLKVAGKGVIVATASGRSLEDQLRILAGNGLGAEAGLPHYLIVNEQEIYELRGCMYQPWEEHNRIVRERWLSVLPRALQVATTEVEYLRGRGVAVELWPPDVAAQRGMVVLKFERVEDARLCEARLRQLLAGDSELQCDRSYRLIQILHKSAGKGPTLLTLLKALGLPEGAALCIGDAPNDLSMLDGSYGFMVAAVGNAEEEVKEAVRRAGGYVASRPRGEGVLEVLRAYNLV, encoded by the coding sequence GTGGTTAAGCTGCTGGCACTCGACTTGGACGGTACGCTCCTAGAGCCGGGCGAGAAGATCCTCCCTTCGGTCGTTGAAGCGCTCCTAAAGGTAGCTGGCAAAGGAGTTATTGTCGCGACGGCCTCGGGCCGCTCTCTCGAGGATCAGCTCCGCATCCTGGCCGGGAACGGTCTGGGCGCTGAAGCAGGCCTCCCCCACTACCTCATCGTGAACGAGCAGGAGATCTACGAGCTGAGAGGCTGTATGTACCAGCCGTGGGAGGAGCACAACAGGATTGTGAGGGAGCGGTGGCTGAGCGTGCTGCCTCGGGCTCTGCAAGTGGCGACTACCGAGGTTGAGTACCTCCGAGGGAGGGGGGTGGCGGTTGAGCTGTGGCCTCCAGATGTCGCCGCCCAGAGGGGCATGGTGGTTCTCAAGTTCGAGCGGGTTGAGGATGCGAGGCTCTGCGAAGCCAGGCTGCGCCAGCTGCTGGCCGGCGATTCCGAGCTCCAGTGCGACCGCAGCTACAGGCTGATACAGATCCTCCACAAGAGCGCGGGCAAGGGGCCAACCCTTCTAACTTTGCTTAAGGCTCTAGGCTTACCCGAGGGGGCCGCCCTCTGCATTGGGGATGCGCCGAACGATTTGAGCATGCTCGACGGCAGCTACGGGTTCATGGTCGCTGCGGTGGGAAACGCGGAGGAGGAGGTGAAGGAGGCTGTGAGGAGGGCGGGCGGCTACGTGGCATCAAGGCCTAGGGGGGAGGGCGTGCTGGAAGTGCTACGGGCCTACAACCTGGTGTAG
- the lysS gene encoding lysine--tRNA ligase produces the protein MRGLPAAATTMINLLPPPPAPGILLSQHFAYRAAQEVLRRFPGEPLYVVESGVTPSGKIHLGNFIDMVLADSVLRALRESGVEVVGYLAVDSMDPFRQAPSFAPESFKREAPMYVGQPFESIPDPWGCHGSYAEHFVKPVEESFPAYGVQLEVVWASRLHKSERYVKPLLEVLAQRERVVEVLNRVKRAAGHRRLYPEGWIPYRPRCAGCGRIDEVVHPLSVEGSRVRYRCSACGYEGVADAAKGEGKPPWRVDWPLRWLALNVHFEPLGKDHMASGSGYDTGCALARELFGREPPVPIFYDFVYWVEHEGGERRLEKFSKRKGAGLGIDEWLRYAPPEVLRFQILKREVTDIYSEALSHWEFDLRQVPNYVEEFDKFEETVFTGGSEYSKQLYSLSLPGPPPQKRPVRIPYFQAVRVAAWMEDLEDGMRMLERQGKLRGLESWEVEDAKRRLMNARNWLEAVGYGAVLRSPEEAAKLLEGIDGRVLRAFMEAVSLILGGSDPNEAVKKACESQGIAGREGRLQVYRAFYLALLGEESGPPLRRLIARREVIETLSKIRERLEGC, from the coding sequence TTGCGGGGGCTGCCTGCGGCGGCAACGACAATGATAAATCTCCTCCCCCCTCCACCCGCGCCGGGGATCCTCCTGTCCCAACACTTCGCCTACAGGGCGGCGCAAGAGGTGCTGCGCAGGTTCCCGGGTGAGCCACTCTACGTGGTTGAGTCGGGCGTAACCCCCAGCGGTAAGATACACTTGGGGAACTTCATCGACATGGTGCTAGCCGACTCGGTCCTAAGAGCTTTGAGGGAGAGCGGCGTTGAGGTCGTAGGCTACCTGGCTGTGGACAGCATGGACCCCTTCAGGCAGGCCCCCTCCTTCGCCCCGGAGAGCTTCAAGCGCGAAGCCCCCATGTACGTTGGGCAGCCCTTCGAGTCGATACCGGACCCGTGGGGCTGCCACGGCAGCTACGCTGAGCACTTCGTGAAGCCCGTCGAGGAGAGCTTCCCCGCTTACGGTGTGCAGCTGGAGGTGGTTTGGGCTAGCCGGCTCCATAAGAGCGAGAGGTACGTGAAGCCCCTCCTCGAGGTCCTCGCCCAGCGTGAGCGGGTTGTGGAGGTGCTCAACAGGGTGAAAAGGGCCGCCGGCCACAGGAGGCTGTACCCGGAGGGCTGGATCCCCTACAGGCCGAGGTGCGCCGGCTGCGGGAGGATCGATGAGGTCGTACACCCGCTGAGCGTTGAGGGCTCAAGGGTCCGCTACAGGTGCTCCGCCTGCGGCTACGAGGGGGTGGCTGACGCCGCGAAGGGTGAGGGGAAGCCGCCGTGGAGGGTGGACTGGCCTCTACGCTGGTTGGCGCTCAACGTGCACTTCGAGCCCCTGGGCAAGGATCACATGGCCAGCGGCAGCGGCTACGACACGGGGTGCGCCCTCGCTAGGGAGCTCTTCGGCAGGGAGCCGCCCGTGCCAATCTTCTACGACTTCGTCTACTGGGTCGAGCACGAGGGGGGTGAGAGGAGGTTGGAGAAGTTCAGCAAGAGGAAGGGGGCGGGGCTTGGGATTGACGAGTGGCTCCGCTACGCTCCACCCGAGGTTTTGCGCTTCCAGATCCTGAAGAGGGAGGTTACCGACATCTACAGTGAGGCGCTCAGCCACTGGGAGTTCGATCTCCGCCAGGTGCCCAACTACGTCGAGGAGTTCGACAAGTTCGAGGAGACGGTGTTCACGGGTGGGAGCGAGTACTCGAAGCAGCTTTACAGCCTCTCCCTACCCGGCCCTCCGCCGCAGAAGAGGCCGGTGAGGATCCCCTACTTCCAAGCCGTCCGCGTGGCCGCCTGGATGGAGGACTTGGAGGACGGGATGAGGATGCTCGAGCGGCAGGGTAAGCTGAGGGGCCTTGAAAGCTGGGAGGTGGAGGACGCCAAGAGGAGGTTGATGAACGCGAGGAACTGGTTGGAAGCGGTCGGGTACGGCGCAGTGCTCCGCAGCCCCGAGGAAGCTGCGAAGCTTCTGGAGGGCATCGACGGGCGAGTCCTCAGGGCGTTCATGGAGGCTGTGTCCCTGATACTCGGGGGCTCGGACCCCAACGAGGCCGTGAAAAAGGCCTGCGAGAGTCAAGGGATAGCCGGGAGGGAGGGGAGGCTGCAGGTCTACAGGGCGTTCTACCTGGCTCTGCTCGGCGAGGAGTCAGGCCCACCGCTGCGCAGGCTCATCGCAAGGAGAGAGGTTATAGAGACGCTGAGCAAAATACGGGAAAGGCTGGAGGGCTGCTAG